In one window of Streptomyces roseofulvus DNA:
- a CDS encoding glutathionylspermidine synthase family protein, giving the protein MERHTIEPRPGWQETVEEQGLVYPLTRYPDGSLRPYWDESAYYSFTLPEVEALEEVVEELHAMCLAAAAHIVERNRFADLGITDPRVAERVAESWRRRAELPSLYARFDLVYDGTGPAKMLEYNADTPTSLVEAASPQWFWMEERFPGADQWNSLHERLVDAWKRQAPLLPPGPVHFAHSESDELGEDLMTVAYLRETAEQAGLATEALSVERIGWDRLSRRFVDEKLRFIRSCFKLYPWEWLVTDRFGKHVLSTLDNGGGSGTTCWIEPAWKMLLSNKALLAILWELYPGHPNLLPAYLDGPRELATTTGWAAKPLLGREGAGVTLHEPGSEPLVRDEPCCYQGLAPLPDFDGNRTLLGAWVVEDEAAGLGIRESAGPVTDEYARFLPHVIL; this is encoded by the coding sequence ATGGAACGGCACACCATCGAGCCCCGTCCGGGCTGGCAGGAGACGGTCGAGGAGCAGGGGCTCGTCTACCCCCTGACCCGCTACCCGGACGGTTCGCTGCGTCCGTACTGGGACGAGAGCGCGTACTACTCCTTCACGCTGCCCGAGGTCGAGGCGCTGGAGGAGGTCGTCGAGGAGCTGCACGCCATGTGCCTCGCCGCCGCCGCGCACATCGTCGAGCGGAACCGTTTCGCCGATCTGGGCATCACCGACCCGCGGGTCGCGGAGCGGGTCGCCGAGTCCTGGCGCCGACGCGCCGAACTCCCCTCCCTCTACGCCCGCTTCGACCTCGTCTACGACGGCACCGGCCCGGCGAAGATGCTGGAGTACAACGCCGACACCCCGACCTCCCTGGTGGAGGCGGCGAGCCCGCAGTGGTTCTGGATGGAGGAGCGCTTCCCCGGCGCCGACCAGTGGAACTCGCTCCACGAGCGGCTGGTGGACGCCTGGAAGCGGCAGGCGCCGCTGCTGCCGCCCGGCCCCGTCCACTTCGCCCACTCCGAGAGCGACGAGCTCGGCGAGGACCTGATGACGGTCGCGTACCTGCGCGAGACCGCCGAGCAGGCCGGCCTCGCGACCGAGGCGCTCTCGGTGGAGCGGATCGGCTGGGACCGGCTCTCCCGCCGCTTCGTCGACGAGAAGCTGCGGTTCATCCGCAGCTGCTTCAAGCTCTACCCGTGGGAGTGGCTGGTCACCGACCGCTTCGGCAAGCACGTCCTGTCCACGCTGGACAACGGCGGCGGCTCCGGCACCACCTGCTGGATCGAGCCCGCCTGGAAGATGCTGCTCTCCAACAAGGCGCTGCTCGCGATCCTCTGGGAGCTCTACCCCGGCCACCCCAACCTGCTGCCCGCCTACCTCGACGGGCCCCGCGAACTGGCGACGACCACCGGCTGGGCGGCCAAGCCGCTGCTCGGCCGCGAGGGCGCCGGCGTCACCCTGCACGAGCCCGGCAGCGAGCCGCTCGTCCGCGACGAGCCCTGCTGCTACCAGGGCCTGGCCCCGCTCCCCGACTTCGACGGCAACCGCACGCTGCTCGGCGCGTGGGTCGTCGAGGACGAGGCCGCGGGACTCGGCATCCGGGAGTCGGCGGGCCCCGTCACCGACGAGTACGCCCGCTTCCTCCCGCACGTCATCCTGTAG
- the rocD gene encoding ornithine--oxo-acid transaminase, producing MSRTQDEIAASDAHSAHNYHPLPVVVASAEGAWVTDVEGRRFLDMLAGYSALNFGHGNRRLIEAAKAQLDRVTLTSRAFHHDRFAEFCTRLAELCGKERVLPMNTGAEAVETAVKTARKWGYEVKGVPDGHAKIVVAGNNFHGRTTTIVSFSTDHDARDHFGPYTPGFEIVPYGDLTALEAAVTENTVAVLLEPIQGEAGVLVPPAGYLRGVRELTARRNVLFMADEIQSGLGRTGRTFACEHEDVVPDVYILGKALGGGVVPVSAVVADDEVLGVFRPGEHGSTFGGNPLACAVALEVIAMLRTGEYQQRAAELGEHLHAELGLLVGGGAVEAVRGRGLWAGVDVVPSRGTGRQISERLMERGVLVKDTHGSTIRVAPPLVISKEDLDWGLDQLRAVLTP from the coding sequence GTGTCGAGAACGCAAGACGAGATCGCTGCCTCGGACGCGCACAGCGCCCACAACTACCACCCCCTGCCCGTCGTCGTCGCCTCCGCGGAGGGCGCGTGGGTGACGGACGTCGAGGGGCGCCGTTTCCTGGACATGCTCGCCGGCTACTCGGCGCTGAACTTCGGGCACGGCAACCGCCGGCTGATCGAGGCGGCGAAGGCCCAGCTGGATCGGGTGACGCTCACCTCGCGGGCCTTCCACCACGACCGCTTCGCCGAGTTCTGCACGCGGCTGGCGGAGCTGTGCGGCAAGGAGCGGGTGCTGCCGATGAACACCGGGGCGGAGGCGGTCGAGACGGCCGTGAAGACGGCCCGGAAGTGGGGGTACGAGGTGAAGGGCGTGCCGGACGGGCACGCGAAGATCGTGGTGGCGGGGAACAACTTCCACGGGCGGACGACGACGATCGTGTCGTTCTCGACCGACCACGACGCCCGGGACCACTTCGGTCCGTACACGCCGGGCTTCGAGATCGTGCCGTACGGCGATCTGACGGCCCTCGAGGCGGCCGTCACCGAGAACACGGTGGCGGTGCTGCTGGAGCCGATCCAGGGCGAGGCGGGCGTGCTGGTCCCGCCGGCCGGATACCTGCGCGGGGTGCGGGAGCTGACGGCCCGGCGGAACGTGCTCTTCATGGCCGACGAGATCCAGTCGGGTCTCGGCCGGACCGGCCGTACCTTCGCCTGCGAGCACGAGGACGTCGTGCCGGACGTGTACATCCTGGGCAAGGCGCTGGGCGGCGGCGTGGTGCCGGTGTCGGCGGTGGTCGCGGACGACGAGGTGCTGGGGGTCTTCCGGCCGGGCGAGCACGGTTCGACCTTCGGCGGCAATCCGCTGGCCTGCGCGGTGGCGCTGGAGGTCATCGCGATGCTGCGGACCGGGGAGTACCAGCAGCGGGCGGCCGAGCTGGGCGAGCATCTGCACGCGGAGCTGGGGCTGCTCGTGGGCGGCGGCGCGGTGGAGGCGGTGCGGGGGCGCGGCCTGTGGGCGGGCGTCGACGTCGTGCCGTCCCGCGGCACGGGCCGGCAGATCTCGGAGCGGCTGATGGAGCGGGGGGTGCTGGTGAAGGACACGCACGGTTCGACGATCCGGGTGGCGCCGCCGCTGGTCATCTCCAAGGAGGACCTCGACTGGGGCCTGGACCAACTCCGCGCGGTCCTCACCCCCTGA
- the glyA gene encoding serine hydroxymethyltransferase, translated as MTTPQQTAGHPALTAADPELAALVGAEERLQADTLRLIPSENYVSAAVLEASGTVLQNKYSEGYPGRRYYEGQQIIDQVETLAVERAKALFGVDHANVQPYSGSPANLAVYLAFAKPGDTVMGMALPMGGHLTHGWGVSATGSWFRGVQYGVRQDTGLIDYDQVRDLALAERPKILFCGGTALPRTIDFAAFGEIAREAGAVLVADIAHIAGLIAGGAHPSPVGHVDVISTTTHKTLRGPRGAMLMSTEEHAKALDKAVFPGLQGGPHNQTTAAIAVALREAAQPSFRDYAHAVVANAKALADALLARGFDLVSGGTDNHLILMDLTPKQVPGKIAAKALDRAGIVTNYNTVPYDPRKPFDPSGLRIGTPSLTSRGLTPAHMDQVADWIDRAVTAAATEDESTLAKIRAEVADLMAAHPAPGLPA; from the coding sequence GTGACCACGCCCCAGCAGACCGCCGGCCACCCCGCGCTCACCGCGGCCGACCCCGAGCTCGCCGCTCTCGTCGGCGCCGAGGAACGGCTCCAGGCCGACACCCTCCGCCTCATCCCGAGCGAGAACTACGTCTCCGCCGCCGTCCTCGAAGCCTCCGGCACCGTCCTCCAGAACAAGTACAGCGAGGGCTACCCCGGCCGCCGCTACTACGAGGGCCAGCAGATCATCGACCAGGTCGAGACCCTCGCCGTCGAGCGCGCCAAGGCCCTCTTCGGCGTCGACCACGCCAACGTCCAGCCCTACTCCGGCTCCCCCGCCAACCTCGCCGTCTACCTCGCCTTCGCGAAGCCCGGCGACACCGTCATGGGCATGGCCCTGCCCATGGGCGGCCACCTCACCCACGGCTGGGGCGTCTCCGCCACCGGCTCCTGGTTCCGCGGCGTCCAGTACGGCGTCCGCCAGGACACGGGTCTGATCGACTACGACCAGGTCCGCGACCTCGCCCTCGCCGAACGCCCCAAGATCCTCTTCTGCGGCGGCACCGCCCTGCCCCGCACCATCGACTTCGCCGCCTTCGGCGAGATCGCCCGCGAGGCCGGCGCCGTCCTCGTCGCCGACATCGCCCACATCGCCGGCCTGATCGCCGGCGGCGCCCACCCCTCCCCGGTGGGCCACGTCGACGTGATCTCCACGACCACCCACAAGACCCTCCGCGGCCCGCGCGGCGCCATGCTGATGTCCACCGAGGAGCACGCCAAGGCCCTCGACAAGGCCGTCTTCCCCGGCCTCCAGGGCGGCCCGCACAACCAGACCACCGCCGCCATCGCCGTCGCCCTCCGCGAAGCCGCCCAGCCCTCCTTCCGCGACTACGCCCACGCCGTCGTCGCCAACGCCAAGGCTCTCGCCGACGCCCTCCTCGCCCGCGGCTTCGACCTGGTCTCCGGCGGCACCGACAACCACCTGATCCTGATGGACCTCACCCCGAAGCAGGTCCCCGGCAAGATCGCCGCCAAGGCCCTCGACCGGGCCGGCATCGTCACCAACTACAACACCGTCCCCTACGACCCCCGGAAGCCCTTCGACCCCTCCGGCCTCCGCATCGGCACCCCGTCCCTCACCTCCCGCGGCCTCACCCCCGCCCACATGGACCAGGTCGCCGACTGGATCGACCGGGCCGTCACCGCGGCCGCCACCGAGGACGAGTCCACCCTCGCCAAGATCCGCGCCGAGGTCGCCGACCTCATGGCCGCCCACCCGGCCCCCGGCCTCCCCGCCTAG
- a CDS encoding RNA polymerase sigma factor — MRTREGGSAVVDESAVIARVRAGEPEAYAELVRAHTAVALRAAVACGAGAEAEDVVQAAFFKAYRSLGSFREGASFRPWLLSIVANETRNTLRSAGRQRAVAGREAELLAGEPLIPESADPAVAAVDGERRRRLLTALDGLPEEHRRVVVHRYLLELDEAETAEALGWPRGTVKSRLSRALKRLGSALGTAEGGEGRA, encoded by the coding sequence GTGAGGACACGGGAGGGGGGCTCGGCCGTCGTCGACGAGAGCGCCGTGATCGCCCGGGTGCGCGCCGGAGAGCCGGAGGCGTACGCGGAGCTGGTCCGCGCGCACACGGCGGTGGCGCTGCGGGCGGCGGTGGCGTGCGGGGCGGGTGCCGAGGCCGAGGACGTGGTGCAGGCGGCGTTCTTCAAGGCGTACCGCTCGCTGGGGAGTTTCCGGGAGGGGGCGTCCTTCCGGCCGTGGCTGCTGAGCATCGTGGCCAATGAGACGAGGAACACACTGCGTTCGGCGGGCCGGCAGCGGGCGGTGGCGGGGCGGGAGGCGGAGCTGCTCGCGGGTGAGCCGCTGATACCGGAGTCGGCGGACCCGGCGGTGGCGGCGGTGGACGGCGAGCGGCGCCGGCGGCTGCTCACGGCGCTGGACGGGCTGCCGGAGGAGCACCGGCGGGTGGTGGTGCACCGCTATCTGCTGGAGCTGGACGAGGCGGAGACGGCGGAGGCGCTGGGCTGGCCGCGGGGGACGGTGAAGTCGCGGCTGAGCCGGGCGCTGAAGCGGCTGGGGTCGGCGTTGGGGACGGCGGAGGGAGGTGAGGGGCGTGCGTGA
- the trpS gene encoding tryptophan--tRNA ligase, producing MASDRRPRALSGIQPTAGSFHLGNYLGAIRQYVALQESHDAFYMVVDLHAITVPQDPAELRANTRFAAAQLLAAGLDPERCTLFVQSHVPEHAQLGWVMNCLTGFGEASRMTQFKDKSAKQGADRATVGLFTYPILQVADILLYQATHVPVGEDQRQHIELTRDLAERFNGRFGETFTVPAPYIVKETGKIYDLQDPAIKMSKSASTPKGLINLLDDPKVTAKKVKSAVTDTDTVIRFDPENKPGVSNLLVIMSTLTDTPVADLEKSYEGKMYGALKTDLAEVMVDFVTPFRARTQEYLDDPETLDSVLAKGAEKARAVAAETLAQTYDRIGFLPAKH from the coding sequence ATGGCCTCTGATCGTCGTCCTCGCGCGCTCTCCGGGATCCAGCCCACCGCGGGCTCCTTCCACCTCGGCAACTACCTCGGTGCGATCCGGCAGTACGTCGCGCTCCAGGAGTCCCACGACGCCTTCTACATGGTCGTCGACCTGCACGCGATCACGGTCCCCCAGGATCCGGCCGAGCTCCGCGCCAACACCCGCTTCGCGGCCGCCCAGCTCCTCGCCGCCGGCCTCGACCCGGAGCGCTGCACCCTCTTCGTCCAGAGCCACGTCCCCGAGCACGCGCAGCTCGGCTGGGTCATGAACTGCCTCACCGGCTTCGGCGAGGCGTCCCGCATGACCCAGTTCAAGGACAAGTCCGCCAAGCAGGGCGCCGACCGCGCCACGGTCGGCCTCTTCACCTACCCGATCCTCCAGGTCGCGGACATCCTCCTCTACCAGGCCACCCACGTGCCGGTCGGCGAGGACCAGCGCCAGCACATCGAGCTCACCCGCGACCTCGCGGAGCGCTTCAACGGCCGCTTCGGCGAGACCTTCACCGTCCCCGCGCCGTACATCGTCAAGGAGACCGGGAAGATCTACGACCTCCAGGACCCGGCGATCAAGATGAGCAAGTCGGCGTCCACGCCGAAGGGCCTGATCAACCTCCTGGACGACCCGAAGGTCACCGCCAAGAAGGTCAAGAGCGCCGTCACCGACACCGACACGGTGATCCGCTTCGACCCGGAGAACAAGCCCGGCGTCTCCAACCTCCTCGTGATCATGTCCACCCTCACGGACACGCCCGTCGCGGACCTGGAGAAGAGCTACGAGGGCAAGATGTACGGCGCCCTCAAGACCGACCTCGCCGAGGTCATGGTGGACTTCGTCACTCCCTTCCGGGCCCGCACGCAGGAATACCTGGACGACCCGGAGACGCTGGACTCGGTCCTGGCCAAGGGCGCGGAGAAGGCCCGCGCGGTCGCCGCCGAGACGCTGGCGCAGACGTACGACAGGATCGGCTTCCTGCCCGCGAAGCACTGA
- a CDS encoding 2'-5' RNA ligase family protein: MGTVTLGVSIAVPEPHGSLLQERRAGFGDPAAHAIPTHVTLVPPTEVDQDRLPEIEAHLADVAADCLPFAIRLSGTGTFRPLSPVVFVTLAEGAAGCDRLQARLRAEAGPLVRELQFPYHPHVTVAHGIAEEAMDRAYEELADYEAAWTCASFALYEQGADGVWRKLCDYEFGSGRPVSAVPSQGGAPVRTTS; this comes from the coding sequence GTGGGGACCGTAACGCTCGGCGTTTCGATCGCGGTCCCGGAGCCTCACGGCAGCCTGCTCCAGGAGCGGCGCGCGGGCTTCGGGGATCCCGCCGCGCACGCCATCCCCACCCACGTCACCCTCGTCCCGCCCACCGAGGTCGACCAGGACCGGCTGCCGGAGATCGAGGCGCACCTCGCCGACGTCGCCGCCGACTGCCTCCCCTTCGCGATCCGGCTGAGCGGCACCGGCACCTTCCGCCCGCTCTCCCCGGTGGTGTTCGTCACCCTCGCCGAGGGCGCGGCCGGCTGCGACCGGCTCCAGGCCCGCCTCCGCGCGGAGGCCGGCCCGCTCGTCCGCGAGCTCCAGTTCCCGTACCACCCGCACGTCACCGTCGCCCACGGCATCGCCGAGGAGGCCATGGACCGGGCGTACGAGGAACTGGCCGACTACGAGGCCGCCTGGACCTGCGCCTCCTTCGCGCTCTACGAGCAGGGCGCGGACGGCGTCTGGCGGAAGCTGTGCGACTACGAGTTCGGCAGCGGCCGCCCCGTCTCCGCCGTCCCCTCCCAGGGCGGCGCCCCGGTCCGTACGACCTCCTGA
- a CDS encoding decaprenylphospho-beta-D-erythro-pentofuranosid-2-ulose 2-reductase codes for MKDAFGAPQSLLLLGGTSAIGLATARRLIARRTRTVWLAGRPSPELAAAAGSLRALGAEVHVVPFDALDTDVHAERLGRVFAEGDVDLVLLAFGVPGDQARDESDPAAAVRVAQTNYTGAVSAALVCAGALQAQGHGSLVVLSSVAGERGRRADFIYGSSKAGLDVFAQGLGDALHGTGVHVMVVRPGFVRSERTAGRPEAPLATTPEAVAGAIELGLRRRSETVWVPGPLRLVASALRHVPRPLHRRLPV; via the coding sequence GTGAAGGACGCCTTCGGTGCCCCTCAGTCCCTGCTGCTGCTCGGCGGCACGTCCGCCATCGGGCTGGCCACCGCGCGCCGGCTGATCGCCCGCCGCACCCGTACGGTCTGGCTGGCCGGCCGCCCCTCCCCGGAACTGGCGGCGGCCGCCGGGTCGCTGCGCGCGCTGGGGGCGGAGGTGCACGTGGTGCCGTTCGACGCGCTGGACACGGACGTCCACGCGGAGCGGCTCGGGCGGGTCTTCGCCGAGGGCGACGTCGACCTGGTGCTGCTGGCCTTCGGGGTCCCCGGCGACCAGGCGCGCGACGAGTCCGATCCGGCCGCGGCGGTGCGGGTCGCGCAGACCAACTACACGGGCGCCGTCTCGGCGGCGCTGGTGTGCGCGGGCGCGCTCCAGGCGCAGGGGCACGGGTCGCTGGTGGTGCTGTCGTCGGTGGCGGGCGAGCGGGGGCGGCGGGCCGACTTCATCTACGGCTCGTCGAAGGCGGGGCTCGACGTCTTCGCGCAGGGTCTGGGGGACGCGCTGCACGGGACGGGGGTGCACGTGATGGTGGTGCGGCCCGGTTTCGTGCGCTCGGAGCGGACGGCGGGGCGGCCGGAGGCGCCGCTGGCGACGACGCCGGAGGCGGTGGCGGGCGCGATCGAGCTGGGGCTGCGGCGGCGCTCGGAGACGGTGTGGGTGCCGGGGCCGCTGCGGCTCGTGGCGTCGGCGCTGCGGCACGTGCCGCGGCCGCTGCACCGGCGGCTGCCGGTGTGA
- a CDS encoding FAD-binding oxidoreductase, with protein MDDDFVPLTGAGRTAPSLALLVRPRSAAEAAGAVVRRGPRGAVARGRGRSGGDAAQNAGGTVLDLAALDRIRGLDGAARLVVCEAGVELGALARALLPLGLHPRAGAGPWTVGGAIASGYGTGVAALELLCADGESRTVRRGEPLFDATVGGLGLTGVVLSATLAVRPVETAYLRERTARFRDVDALLAHWTGGGAPREPYARARVGLAGRGRAVLATAAPVPYAGLPRGHRARRAPLAPPAFAGLPAFPGVGSLLGVGSLPGAGTGGLRPLPGLVRARVLPAYGPGSAGAFVRYRCAVPEGREEALRGILALLAGRRSPARGARHARVERVYADGTGPLAFPVRGWCLTVDVPAGARGLGRFLDVLDERVAAAGGRVCLAEDARLRPVLLPVMYPRLAAFRELRAALDPGSVFRSDLSRRLGL; from the coding sequence CTGGACGACGACTTCGTGCCCCTCACGGGCGCCGGGCGCACCGCTCCCTCGCTCGCGCTGCTGGTCCGCCCGCGCTCGGCCGCCGAGGCCGCCGGGGCCGTCGTGCGGCGGGGGCCGCGTGGTGCGGTGGCCCGGGGCCGCGGCCGGTCCGGCGGCGACGCGGCGCAGAACGCGGGCGGGACGGTCCTGGACCTGGCCGCGCTCGACCGGATCCGCGGCCTGGACGGGGCGGCGCGCCTGGTGGTCTGCGAGGCCGGTGTGGAACTGGGCGCGCTGGCCCGGGCGTTGCTGCCGCTCGGGCTCCATCCGCGGGCCGGGGCCGGCCCGTGGACGGTCGGCGGGGCGATCGCCTCGGGGTACGGGACGGGGGTCGCCGCGCTCGAACTCCTCTGCGCGGACGGGGAGTCCAGAACGGTCCGGCGCGGTGAGCCGCTCTTCGACGCGACGGTCGGCGGTCTCGGTCTGACCGGGGTGGTCCTGTCGGCGACGCTGGCGGTGCGGCCGGTCGAGACGGCGTACCTGCGCGAGCGGACCGCCCGTTTCCGGGACGTGGACGCGCTGCTGGCCCACTGGACGGGCGGCGGTGCGCCCCGGGAGCCGTACGCGCGTGCCCGGGTCGGGCTCGCCGGGCGGGGCCGCGCCGTCCTGGCGACCGCCGCGCCGGTCCCGTACGCCGGTCTTCCCCGGGGGCACCGGGCCCGCCGCGCGCCGCTGGCCCCGCCGGCCTTCGCGGGGCTGCCGGCCTTCCCGGGGGTGGGGTCCCTCCTGGGGGTGGGGTCCCTCCCGGGGGCGGGGACGGGTGGGCTGCGGCCGTTGCCGGGGCTGGTACGCGCGCGCGTGCTCCCGGCGTACGGCCCCGGCTCCGCCGGCGCCTTCGTACGCTACCGGTGCGCCGTGCCGGAGGGCCGCGAGGAGGCGCTGCGCGGGATCCTGGCGCTGCTGGCCGGCCGGCGCTCCCCCGCTCGTGGTGCCCGGCACGCGCGCGTGGAGCGGGTGTACGCGGACGGGACGGGGCCGCTGGCGTTCCCGGTGCGCGGCTGGTGTCTGACCGTCGACGTGCCCGCGGGGGCGCGTGGCCTCGGGCGGTTCCTCGACGTCCTCGACGAGCGGGTGGCGGCGGCCGGCGGGCGGGTCTGTCTCGCCGAGGACGCCCGGCTGCGGCCCGTGCTGCTCCCCGTGATGTACCCGCGGCTCGCCGCCTTCCGGGAGCTGCGGGCCGCGCTCGACCCCGGGTCCGTGTTCCGCTCGGACCTCTCCCGCCGTCTCGGCCTCTGA
- a CDS encoding YihY/virulence factor BrkB family protein: protein MDWLTKLPVIGPWVARLMKTHAWRSYERLDEVHWSRLAAAITFLSFLALFPLITVAAAIGAALLTDDQLARIEEKLSDQVPGISDQLDIGGLVANAGTVGLVAGALLLFTGIGWIGSMRDCLRAVWGLDDADEGNPVLRKGKDAVILVGLGAVALCSLAASWLGSTAVGWSADRLGISGGGAGGVLLQGAAVLVAMAADFLILLYVLKPLPGVDPPRRRLVVAALIAAAGFELLKLLLGGYMREVAAKSMYGAFGVPVALLLWINFTAKLLLFCSAWTAVGSLPPTATKPDPTPASTPTPTPAQEPDRRPRNEDGNGAGEDGPRRPPRASGD from the coding sequence ATGGACTGGCTGACCAAGCTCCCCGTCATCGGCCCCTGGGTCGCCCGGCTCATGAAGACCCACGCATGGCGCTCCTACGAGCGGCTCGACGAGGTGCACTGGAGCAGGCTCGCCGCCGCCATCACCTTCCTCTCCTTCCTCGCCCTCTTCCCGCTCATCACCGTCGCCGCCGCCATCGGCGCCGCACTGCTCACCGACGACCAGCTCGCCCGCATCGAGGAGAAGCTCTCCGACCAGGTCCCCGGCATCTCCGACCAGCTCGACATCGGCGGACTCGTCGCCAACGCCGGCACCGTCGGACTCGTCGCCGGCGCCCTGCTGCTCTTCACCGGCATCGGCTGGATCGGCTCGATGCGGGACTGCCTCCGCGCGGTCTGGGGCCTCGACGACGCCGACGAGGGCAACCCGGTGCTCCGCAAGGGCAAGGACGCCGTCATCCTCGTCGGCCTCGGCGCCGTCGCCCTCTGCTCCCTCGCCGCCTCCTGGCTCGGCTCCACCGCCGTCGGCTGGAGCGCCGACCGGCTCGGCATCTCCGGCGGCGGCGCCGGCGGCGTCCTGCTCCAGGGCGCGGCCGTGCTCGTCGCGATGGCCGCCGACTTCCTGATCCTGCTCTACGTCCTCAAGCCGCTGCCGGGCGTCGACCCGCCGCGCCGCCGGCTCGTGGTCGCCGCGCTGATCGCCGCGGCCGGCTTCGAACTCCTGAAACTGCTGCTCGGCGGCTACATGCGGGAGGTCGCGGCGAAGTCGATGTACGGCGCCTTCGGCGTGCCGGTGGCGCTGCTCCTCTGGATCAACTTCACCGCGAAACTCCTGCTGTTCTGCTCCGCCTGGACGGCGGTGGGGTCACTCCCCCCGACCGCTACGAAGCCAGATCCGACTCCGGCTTCGACGCCGACTCCGACCCCGGCTCAGGAGCCGGATCGGCGGCCCCGGAACGAGGACGGGAACGGGGCCGGCGAAGACGGCCCCCGCCGTCCGCCGCGGGCCAGCGGCGATTGA
- a CDS encoding recombinase family protein gives MTPFVSPVGAEQLDTVRVAVYARQSKARPDSSEASPEAQVAAGEALAASRGWKVIHTFKDVGRSGWDPHAIRPGFEDLMSAVRAGEVDVVVVNELSRLTRKGAHDALEIDKEFKKYGVRFVSVLEPFLDTSNPIGVAIFALIAALAKQDSDIKAERLRGAKDEIRAVGGRHSSSAPYGMRAVREKIGNLVVSVLEPDEDNPGHVAIVERMVEMSFAGISDNKIAATLESEDVPAPGEAERRATEKRMESIKKRRVSKGDSPIRWRAQTVRWILSHPAIGGFASERVKRGKAYVNVIARNEGGAPLTPHRGVVPGAKWWELQEQRSKRNKTNRQPGGEATPTLLSGWRFTTCGICTGSMGQSKNNGGQDYYMCANPKGHGGLSIKRKDADDYVAGRVWARLAAVDMDDEEDREWVAEAALRFALRRDLSGVQEEIRETTAHLDHVRNSIAELQADRKAGLYRGREELAMWRATMAQYRTFEDQCTATLEELNKKTTAAIEVPSEWFEPGKDPLGPESPWAAWDVFKRREFLDLFVEGVSVGPGRDPETRKYIAVEDRVTLNWRRLESGEDHEDDEETLAATRGRPAGEAMTVQTVSGRT, from the coding sequence TTGACCCCCTTCGTTTCGCCCGTGGGAGCCGAGCAACTGGACACCGTGCGGGTGGCCGTCTACGCCCGGCAGTCCAAGGCGCGCCCCGACTCCTCCGAGGCGTCGCCGGAAGCCCAGGTGGCAGCCGGTGAGGCGCTGGCGGCGAGCCGGGGGTGGAAGGTGATTCACACGTTCAAAGACGTCGGTCGGTCCGGTTGGGATCCCCACGCCATCCGCCCGGGGTTCGAAGACCTCATGTCGGCTGTCCGCGCGGGCGAGGTCGACGTGGTGGTGGTCAACGAACTGTCGCGGCTGACCCGCAAGGGCGCGCATGACGCGTTGGAGATCGACAAGGAGTTCAAGAAGTACGGGGTCCGTTTCGTCTCGGTCCTCGAACCGTTCCTCGACACCTCGAACCCGATCGGCGTCGCGATCTTCGCGCTGATCGCCGCACTGGCGAAGCAGGACAGCGACATCAAGGCGGAGCGCCTGCGCGGAGCCAAGGACGAGATCAGGGCGGTCGGCGGCCGGCACTCCAGCTCGGCGCCCTACGGCATGCGGGCGGTGCGCGAGAAGATCGGCAACCTTGTCGTTTCCGTCCTTGAGCCGGACGAGGACAATCCCGGCCACGTTGCGATCGTCGAGCGCATGGTGGAGATGTCGTTCGCCGGAATCTCCGACAACAAGATCGCGGCGACGCTGGAATCGGAGGACGTACCGGCGCCCGGCGAGGCCGAGCGACGTGCCACCGAGAAGCGGATGGAGTCCATCAAGAAGCGCCGCGTGTCGAAGGGGGACAGCCCGATCCGCTGGCGAGCCCAGACAGTGCGCTGGATCCTTTCCCACCCGGCCATCGGTGGCTTCGCCAGCGAGCGCGTGAAGCGCGGCAAGGCGTACGTGAACGTGATCGCTCGGAATGAGGGCGGGGCACCCCTGACGCCTCACCGTGGCGTCGTCCCGGGGGCCAAGTGGTGGGAACTCCAGGAGCAGCGCAGCAAGCGCAACAAGACCAACCGGCAACCGGGCGGAGAGGCCACACCCACGCTCCTGAGCGGCTGGCGCTTCACCACCTGCGGAATCTGCACGGGATCCATGGGGCAGAGCAAGAACAACGGCGGACAGGACTACTACATGTGCGCCAACCCCAAGGGGCATGGCGGCCTGAGCATCAAGCGCAAGGACGCAGACGACTACGTGGCCGGGCGCGTCTGGGCACGCCTTGCCGCAGTAGACATGGACGACGAAGAGGACAGGGAATGGGTGGCCGAGGCCGCCCTTCGATTCGCGCTACGGCGTGACCTGTCCGGAGTCCAGGAGGAGATCCGTGAGACGACGGCGCATCTCGATCACGTGCGGAACTCCATCGCCGAACTCCAGGCCGACCGCAAGGCAGGCCTCTACCGAGGACGCGAAGAGCTGGCCATGTGGCGCGCGACGATGGCGCAGTACCGGACCTTCGAGGACCAGTGCACAGCCACGTTGGAAGAGCTGAACAAGAAGACGACCGCAGCGATTGAGGTGCCGTCGGAATGGTTCGAACCGGGGAAGGACCCGTTGGGCCCTGAGTCCCCTTGGGCGGCGTGGGACGTGTTCAAGCGCCGCGAGTTCCTCGATCTCTTCGTCGAGGGCGTCTCCGTCGGCCCCGGCCGGGACCCCGAGACCCGGAAGTACATCGCCGTCGAGGATCGGGTGACACTCAACTGGCGTCGTCTTGAGTCGGGTGAGGACCACGAGGACGACGAAGAGACCCTGGCCGCCACACGAGGCCGACCAGCGGGCGAAGCCATGACGGTTCAGACTGTTAGTGGGCGGACCTGA